From a single Hypanus sabinus isolate sHypSab1 chromosome 7, sHypSab1.hap1, whole genome shotgun sequence genomic region:
- the calca gene encoding calcitonin/calcitonin-related polypeptide, alpha isoform X2, with amino-acid sequence MVLLRISAFLVVYAVFTCQINGSHAVPLRAMLEASSDRVVLNDYEVQRLLNALVKEFVQLMAEEMEQQVPEANSVPMEKRACKTATCATHRLADFLSRTGGIGSSDFIPTDVGANAFGRRRRNAQM; translated from the exons ATGGTTCTCCTTAGAATCTCCGCTTTCCTTGTGGTTTACGCTGTTTTCACATGTCAGATAAACGGCTCCCACGCAGTCCCACTCAG AGCTATGCTGGAGGCATCATCAGACAGGGTGGTGCTCAATGACTACGAGGTCCAGCGACTACTGAATGCGCTCGTAAAGGAATTCGTGCAGCTGATGGCGGAGGAAATGGAGCAACAAGTACCTGAGGCCAACAG TGTACCTATGGAGAAACGAGCCTGCAAAACAGCCACCTGTGCGACTCACCGCCTGGCTGACTTCCTAAGCCGGACGGGGGGCATCGGAAGCAGTGACTTCATCCCAACCGATGTAGGGGCCAATGCCTTCGGAAGGCGAAGAAGGAATGCACAGATGTAG
- the calca gene encoding calcitonin/calcitonin-related polypeptide, alpha isoform X1 — protein MVLLRISAFLVVYAVFTCQINGSHAVPLRAMLEASSDRVVLNDYEVQRLLNALVKEFVQLMAEEMEQQVPEANSLDRPIVKRCTSLSTCVVGKLSQQLHKLQNIQRTDVGATTPGKKRNILTGLESDHYATYGEPFESA, from the exons ATGGTTCTCCTTAGAATCTCCGCTTTCCTTGTGGTTTACGCTGTTTTCACATGTCAGATAAACGGCTCCCACGCAGTCCCACTCAG AGCTATGCTGGAGGCATCATCAGACAGGGTGGTGCTCAATGACTACGAGGTCCAGCGACTACTGAATGCGCTCGTAAAGGAATTCGTGCAGCTGATGGCGGAGGAAATGGAGCAACAAGTACCTGAGGCCAACAG CTTGGATAGACCTATTGTGAAACGTTGCACAAGTCTGAGCACTTGTGTGGTGGGAAAGTTGTCCCAGCAATTGCACAAATTACAAAACATCCAGCGCACTGACGTAGGAGCGACAACTCCTGGCAAGAAAAGGAACATTCTCACTGGGCTGGAAAGCGACCACTATGCAACCTACGGAGAGCCATTTGAAAGCGCCTAA